A stretch of DNA from Spirochaeta isovalerica:
ATGACTGTCGGGGCACTGTAAACAGAAGAATTCATAGCTTCCGTCAGGCCGTTGGAGCTGTCAACATTGATTTTAGTACCTTCCAGCTCAACCGAATCTATAACGGCTTTGACAGGAGGGCAATTGGGACAGGTTTCTTTAAAAAAGAAAGAATAGGTCGCCACATCACCGTTTTCCATCGCCATCTTTTTCTCTGCAAAATTAATTTCGATGGCTTCTGTTTCTGCCTCAATAGCAACGGGTTCTGTTTTTACAGGTTTTTCAGCGGTTTTTATTCTCATAGCGGTATCGTGGCTAAGTTCGGAAAAATTGACTCTTTCGCCGTATTCTTCGCTTTTCCCCAGATTCCAGTTCGCAACGGATCTGTAATAACCGACAATCCTGGCGTAAACCTCAGACTTTCCGCCTTTTACATTTTCCAGCTGTCTTTTCAGTTCATCTATTCTGTTGTCTATTTCAGCGACTTTAGTCATTACACTTTCTCCTTGATCAATTCGGCTTTTTCTTTTTCCAGTTTCTTTATTTCTTTCTGAATGGCTTCTCTTTCCTCTTCCGCGCATTTCGGACAATTGAAATGCTCTCCCTCCAGGTATCCGTGAACCGGACAGATGGAGAAAACCGGAGAAATGGTGAAGTAGGGCAGGCGGTAATTATTGGCTATGGTCTCTACCAGTTTCCGGCAGGATTGCCAGTCTTTTATTGCCTCGCCCAGCATCCCGTGAAATACGGTTCCGCCGGTGTAGCGGGTCTGGAGCCGCTCCTGAAGATCCAGCGCGTCGAAGATATCCGGTGTGAAGTCAACGGGGAGCTGGGTCGAATTGGTGTAGTACGGCTCGTTCGTTCCCGCGGTTATGATATCGGGGAAATGCTTTTTATCGTGACGGGCCAGCCTGTAACTTGTGCTCTCGGCCGGTGTGGCTTCGAGATTGAACAGGTCTCCGGTCGTTTCCTGATAATCGGCCAGCCTGTCTCTCATATGAACAAGAATCCTGTCAGCGAAATCCTGACCGCGCTCTGTGGTCAGATCGATTCCCATGAAATTTTTCAATGTCTCGTTCATCCCCACCAGACCTATGGTCGAGAAGTGGTTATTCAAATGCTTGAGATAGCGTCTCGTATAGGGGAACAGACCGCTGTCCAGAAGTTTGGTTATGACTTTTCTCTTAACAATGAGAGAGTCTTTGGCCAGATCCATCAGTTTGTCCAGACGGCTGAAAAATTCCTCTTCCGAAGAGGACAGATAGCCGATCCTGGGCAGATTGATGGTTACGACACCGACGGAACCGGTAAACTCATCAGCGCCGAAAAGACCGCCGCCTTTTTTGCGCAGCTCTCTCTTGTCCAGCTGGAGACGGCAGCACATGGAACGCACATCTTCGGGATTGAGGTCGGAATTAATGAAATTCTGGAAGTAGGGCGTTCCGTATTTCGCGGTCATCTCGAAGAGGAGACGGGCGTTTTCCGAATCCCAGTCAAAGTCTTCCGTGATGTTGTAAGTAGGAATGGGGTAGGCGAAACCTCTTCCGTTGGCATCGCCCTGGATCATCAACTCGATAAAAGCCTTGTTGATCATGGCCATCTCTTCGGGGCAGTCTCCGTATGTGAAATCCTGTTCCTCTCCTCCGACGATAGCTTTTCTCTCCGCCAGGTCTCTCGGGCAGACCCAGTCCAGGGTTATGTTGGTGAAAGGAGCCTGTGATCCCCATCGCGAAGGTGTGTTGACTCCGAAGATAAAGCTCTGAATGGCCTGTTTCACTTCTTTATAGGACAGCTTGTCCATTTTAACAAATGGCGCCAGATAGGTGTCGAAGCTGGAGAGAGCCTGGGCTCCCGCCCACTCATTCTGCATAATTCCCAGAAAGTTGACGATCTGAAAGACCAGAGTGGAAAGGTGGGACGCCGGCTTGGATGTTATCTTGTCCGGAACACCGCCGAGACCTTCTTCTATGAGCTGACGGATCGACCATCCGGCGCAGTAGCCGCTGAACATGGACAGATCGTGAATGTGCATGGCTCCGCTTCTGTGTGCTTCGGCAACCTCTTCGCTGTAGATATTCTTGAGCCAGTAGTTGGCTGTCACAGTTCCGGAGTTATGAAGAATGAGTCCTCCCAGTGAGAAATTGACATTCGCATTCTCATTCACTCTCCAATCGGACTGGGACAGATATCCCTCCATTGTCTCATCAATATCCAGCATAAGCTTCTGAGCGTCTCTGATCGCTTCATGCCTGGCTCTGTACAGAATGTAATTCTTGGCCAGTTCGGGTTGATCCGAAGCAATCAGAACATTCTCCACTATGTCCTGAATCTCCTCTACGGCAGGCGCCGAATTGGGATGCCTTTTCGACATGATGTTTTCCAGTTTGATTTCGACGATCCCGGTTTGCTTCTGGACAAAAATTTCCGCATCTTTGATTCCCGTTGCCAAGGCCGATTTGCGTATGGCATTGGCTATGATGTTTCTGTCATAGGGGACCACCTGGCCGTTACGCTTTACGACCTGTCTGATAATTCCCTTTTCGACATTTTCACCAACGGTCAGACCGAGAAATTCCTTCCAGTCTCTACTGTCTTTCTTTTCCACAAAACCCTCTTACTTCTTGAAATTCCGGCTTATATTTTCTATTTCTTTTATAAATTCATTAACATCTTCAAATTTTCTGTAAACCGATGCGAAACGAATGTAGCCCACATGGTCTATTGTGTAGAGTTTCTCCAGAATCAAAGCACCGATTTCTGAAGACTTGATTTCATTGTTGCTCTTTCCTCTCAGGTGGACTTCATCTTCCAGCTCGTGAAGGAGGTTTTCAACATCCATCTGTGTCACCGGGCGTTTCTCCAGTGACCGCCAAAGTCCGTTTTCAATCTTTTTCAGATCGAAATCCTGACGATGACCATCTCTTTTTATGACTTTCAAAGGGACTTCTTCAATTCTTTCGTAAGAGGTGAAACGATAACTGCAGGACAGACATTCACGACGTCGTCTGATCGTGGAACCGCTGTTATTCTGGCGGGACTCGATGACTTTGTCGTCAAGACTGCCGCAAAAAGGACATTTCATTTAAACCTCAAAATACACCATATATAGAGTCACTTACATTAAAAACTACTATAAAACACCATCATTTCAAAATCAAGCGGAAATACCGATAAATAATAAAATCATTATTTATCTATTAAAAACAAACAAAGTGTGCTTTTTTATTCGTCTGAAAGCAGAGGTAAAGGGGGTTTCAGATATCACCCGATTTGTAAAGAATTAAGATTTTTTTTTACGGGAAAATGTTTGTCATATTTCCTGTTTTAATGACAGGGAAACGGGAGCATTTATTAAAATGAAAAAAATGCGATTCCCCATAAAAAAAGGAAAGCGCATCTCATTACCGACTAAGATTAGTAAGTCAGAGTCTGCTGGAAAAGAACAACAGGTTCTTCAACATAAGTGACCGAATCATTGAGTTTCCAGATTTCAGAAGTTCTTCTGCCTGTGCTATCAAATTCGCGCTCAGTGAAGAATTTCATATATCCTTTGGGATGATTTCTGGTGAAAGTCATGCCGTTCTGAATGATTTTTCCTCCAGCTACATTCCAGTCATAAACAAAGGAGACGTTGTACTCATCTTTCATCTCTCCATCGCCTTTCATCATTCCGGGCTGGCTGTCCGCGATGCTGAGGTTGAATCCATAATTGAACTTATCGTAGGAATAGTAAAACTTCTTAATTACAATGTTGTCGTATCCCAGTGAGAGCACTTTATCGACGGAAAGGCCGGTGTAAATTCCGAATGATTCTTCTTTGGTTACGAAGCGGTTATCGTTTCTGAAGGGCACTTCAAAGTTTTCAAGATCCAGATCCCATTCGATGATAGGCTGGGAACCGACGAAGAGCGCCATCAGGAAGTTTCCACCGTTATTCTGAACAAAGTTCGGAGTTCCCGCGAGAGGATAGATCTTCCCTTCATGGTCCGATTCAAGAATCTCGTATTCAACTTCGAGGTAAACAATTCCGTTGATCGATACGGATTTGGGAAGAGTCGTCTCACCGATTTTCTGGTATTCGACAACCCACTCATCGTATTTTTCACCGTTATCGAAGTACTTGGTCTGGATATGCTTCATAACGTTTCCGTTTTCATCATATTCAAACTCATCATCGAATGTGGGGTAAAGCGTATCTTCTCCCAGAGATGTCTTTTTCATCTGCTGTACAGTCACAGCTCCGTCTTCAGTAAATCCTACATAACCTGATCGGGCCGTGTATCTTGTCGATGTACAGCTGGTTGCCAGAACAATTACTGCGGCTAAAACAGCCCATGCTTTTGCGTTTTTCATCAAAAACTCCTTTTGTTTGTGTAAAAATATCTAAATCCATTTAGGAATTTGATAGCTCGATCAATCGAGTGTTATGTCCACTCTCTGTTCCGGGTCATCGGTAACCCTGTAGTTAGCTGACCCTTTTTTGAATCTTCCTTTCTGAGCCTTGATTCTGAGAATCCGTCCGGGAGGCATCTCTACCGAGATTGGCGAAAAACCGATACTGGTATTGCCGACAAAAATCTCTGCGCCTACCGGTTCGGTATAGATCCATATCGTCGGATCCTTAAGGACGAGAACCTCAAGTGTCCTGTCAAGTACGTTTTCTTCCTCTACGTCCCAGGGACCGACAGTCTCCTCCAGCGGGGAGTAACCTTCTTTTTCAATTCTGAACTCATAATTGGTATTAAAAAGATCGAGAGAGACAGGTGTTTCTCCCTTGTATTCGCCATTTATAAAAACCCGGGAACCGGCAGGATTGCTATTTATCCTCAGGTTGACTGTATTATTCCGGTAATCGAGGAATTTTATCAGGATATCGACCGGTATGGCGTAGTTGAAATTGTACCCCTGTATCACAGCTGTTGCGATTCCGATAACTTCCCCTCTGCTGTTAAGGACAGGGCCTCCGGAATTTCCGGGAGCCAGATCGGCGCTCATATCAATCATTTCACCCAATCCGGATTCTGTTTGAAAAGCTTGAATCATTCCGGGAGTAGCTTTGAAATTTTTGCCCAGGGGATAGCCTGCAACCACTATTTCGGACATAAGCCCGTTTCCCCCGTCGGAATCCAGTACAAGGGGATTCTCAATGGATTCATTCATCCGGAGCAGAGCCAGATCGAGGTACTCGTTGTATCTTTCTATCGTGGCGGTAAGTGATGACTCTTCGGTTTTATTCCTGTTGCCGTAGTCGAAGGCAATCTCTACGCGGTCACTCATATCGAACCGGGCATGGCGGACGACATGAGCGTTGGTTACAAATAGCTGATTTCCTTCCAGATCCCGGATGACAAATCCCGTACCCTGGCTTATCAGCGATCCTCTGCTGTCTTTTATCAGCACCCTTCCGATCGAAGGACCGGAATTTTCGATGACCGAAGCCCAATCCGCTGCAGATATTACGGAATGGAGACTTATAATAAATAGTAATAATACTGTTTTCTTAATGGCAGATCCTGATAAACCCAAGTGCAAACCCTCTTGGAAAAATGTTTTTTTTAAATAAAGCCAGTCGTATCATAATAGAAAATGATTAAAGATAATTCAATACTTGTATACATTAAAAAGGTGTATTAATTGTTTTCATGGAAAATAAAAAACCGCCCCGGAGAGGGGCGGCTCTATAATATCGAATCTCAATGTCAGAGAGTGAACAGAAGATCCTCATAAGAGGGGTAAGGCCACATGGCCTTGTCTGTTATCTTTTCAAGGGCATCGCCGAATGTTCTGAGTTCTGCCATGGCGGGAATCACATTTTCGCGATAGGCCTTGGCCTGCGCAAGCAGATCCTCTTCCATTTCCAGAGCTTTGTTCATTTCTTTTGTAACAACAGATGAAGCTTTGAGCAGGCCGTTAAGGCTTTCGCCCAGTTTCGCTACAAGCTTTTCCTGAGCCTCTGTGGAAACAGAAGGCGCGGCAGATTTGATGGCCGCTATCGACTTGCTCACCTTTTCTGCGTATCGGCTTGCGGCGGGGAAGATCAGCCTTTCAGCCATTTCAACCATGACACCGGCTTCGATGTTAATCTGCTTGCTGTAGGTTTCCAGATTGATTTCATATCTGGCTTCCAGCTCGGGCTTGGTGAAAACCTTGTGGTCTTCGAAGAGCTTCACTGCTGTGTCGGAGATCATTTCCGGCATACAGGCTACAGTTGACTTCAGGTTGGGGAGACCCCTTTTCTCCGCTTCGACAACCCATTCGTCTGAATAACCGTTTCCATTGAAAACGACTCTTTTATGAGCTTTATATGTTGCAGCAACGATTTCTTCTACAGCTTTATTGACGTCCGAAGCTTTCTCCAGTTTGTCGGCGAATTCGCTGAGAACTTCGGCGATTACTGTGTTGAGAACAACATTGGGTCCGGAAATTGACTGAGTCGAGCCTACCATTCTGAACTCGAACTTGTTTCCCGTAAAGGCGAAGGGTGATGTTCTGTTCCTGTCTGTAGAATCAAGAGGCAGTTCGGGCAGAATTGTCTGGCCGATTTTCATTATGCCGCCTTCGCTTGAGAGGATCTCCTCGCCGGCTTCCAGTTTTTCCAGAATCTCTTCCAGCTCGGAACCGAGAAAAATGGAGATGATGGCGGGAGGCGCTTCGTTGGCTCCCAGTCTGTGATCGTTTCCGGCGTTGGCAGCAGAGAGCCTGAGCAAAGGAGCGTATTTATCAACAGCTTTGATAATAGCAGCCAGGAAGATCAGGAACCGCGCATTGGTGTGGGGGTTATCGCCGGGATCGAGCATATTGAGGCCGTCATCCGTACCGAGTGACCAGTTGTTGTGTTTTCCAGAGCCGTTTACACCGGCAAAAGGTTTTTCGTGGAGAAGGCAGACCATACCGTGTCTTTCCGCAACTTTTTTCAGTGTTTCCATAACGAGCTGGTTGTTATCGGTGGCTACGTTAGTCGTTGTATAAATTGTTGCCAGTTCAAACTGGTTGGGAGCCACTTCGTTGTGCTGGGTTTTGGCGCTGACGCCCAGTTTCCAGAGCTCGCAGTTCACTTCTCGCATGTAACCGGCTACTTTTTCCTTAATGGCTCCGAAGTAGTGGTCATCCATTTCCTGACCTTTGGCAGACATTGTTCCGAAAACGGTTCTCCCTGTCAGTCTGAGGTCAGGTCTCATATCGTAGAGTTTCTTATCGACCAGGAAATACTCCTGCTCCGGTCCTGTCTGAGCGTAGATTTTCGTGGAAGTCGTATTTCCAAGAGCTCTCAGGACTCTCAGGGCCGGTCCGTTTACAGCTTCCATAGAGCGGAGAAGAGGAACTTTTTTGTCCAGAGCCTCTCCCGTATAGGAAATGAAAGCTGTGGGGATAGTCAGAGTGAGACCGTTGCTGTCTGTTTTGAGAAAAGCGGGGGAAGTCGTATCCCAGGCCGTATATCCCCTTGCTTCGAATGTAGCTCTCAGACCTCCGTTAGGAAAAGAGGAAGCATCAGGCTCGCCCTGAACCAGCTCTTTGCCGGAGAACTCCATCAGCACTGTTCCGTCTCCGGCGGGGGAGATAAAGGAGTCGTGTTTCTCCGCTGTCAGACCTGTAAGAGGCTGGAACCAGTGTGTAAAATGGGTCGCACCCTTGGAGATCGCCCAGTCCTTCATGGCTGAAGCCACCACTTCGGCGACTTCTTTAGAGAGCTTCTGTTCACCTTTCTGAACTTTCTGAA
This window harbors:
- a CDS encoding anaerobic ribonucleoside-triphosphate reductase, which produces MTKVAEIDNRIDELKRQLENVKGGKSEVYARIVGYYRSVANWNLGKSEEYGERVNFSELSHDTAMRIKTAEKPVKTEPVAIEAETEAIEINFAEKKMAMENGDVATYSFFFKETCPNCPPVKAVIDSVELEGTKINVDSSNGLTEAMNSSVYSAPTVILYNAEGSEIYRTGNADKLKSFLKVQSA
- a CDS encoding ribonucleoside triphosphate reductase, producing the protein MEKKDSRDWKEFLGLTVGENVEKGIIRQVVKRNGQVVPYDRNIIANAIRKSALATGIKDAEIFVQKQTGIVEIKLENIMSKRHPNSAPAVEEIQDIVENVLIASDQPELAKNYILYRARHEAIRDAQKLMLDIDETMEGYLSQSDWRVNENANVNFSLGGLILHNSGTVTANYWLKNIYSEEVAEAHRSGAMHIHDLSMFSGYCAGWSIRQLIEEGLGGVPDKITSKPASHLSTLVFQIVNFLGIMQNEWAGAQALSSFDTYLAPFVKMDKLSYKEVKQAIQSFIFGVNTPSRWGSQAPFTNITLDWVCPRDLAERKAIVGGEEQDFTYGDCPEEMAMINKAFIELMIQGDANGRGFAYPIPTYNITEDFDWDSENARLLFEMTAKYGTPYFQNFINSDLNPEDVRSMCCRLQLDKRELRKKGGGLFGADEFTGSVGVVTINLPRIGYLSSSEEEFFSRLDKLMDLAKDSLIVKRKVITKLLDSGLFPYTRRYLKHLNNHFSTIGLVGMNETLKNFMGIDLTTERGQDFADRILVHMRDRLADYQETTGDLFNLEATPAESTSYRLARHDKKHFPDIITAGTNEPYYTNSTQLPVDFTPDIFDALDLQERLQTRYTGGTVFHGMLGEAIKDWQSCRKLVETIANNYRLPYFTISPVFSICPVHGYLEGEHFNCPKCAEEEREAIQKEIKKLEKEKAELIKEKV
- the nrdR gene encoding transcriptional regulator NrdR, whose protein sequence is MKCPFCGSLDDKVIESRQNNSGSTIRRRRECLSCSYRFTSYERIEEVPLKVIKRDGHRQDFDLKKIENGLWRSLEKRPVTQMDVENLLHELEDEVHLRGKSNNEIKSSEIGALILEKLYTIDHVGYIRFASVYRKFEDVNEFIKEIENISRNFKK
- a CDS encoding PEGA domain-containing protein codes for the protein MGLSGSAIKKTVLLLFIISLHSVISAADWASVIENSGPSIGRVLIKDSRGSLISQGTGFVIRDLEGNQLFVTNAHVVRHARFDMSDRVEIAFDYGNRNKTEESSLTATIERYNEYLDLALLRMNESIENPLVLDSDGGNGLMSEIVVAGYPLGKNFKATPGMIQAFQTESGLGEMIDMSADLAPGNSGGPVLNSRGEVIGIATAVIQGYNFNYAIPVDILIKFLDYRNNTVNLRINSNPAGSRVFINGEYKGETPVSLDLFNTNYEFRIEKEGYSPLEETVGPWDVEEENVLDRTLEVLVLKDPTIWIYTEPVGAEIFVGNTSIGFSPISVEMPPGRILRIKAQKGRFKKGSANYRVTDDPEQRVDITLD
- a CDS encoding glutamine synthetase III; translation: MDNESITCSSSVEEIYGENCFSTSLMKQRLPKSIFKELQKVQKGEQKLSKEVAEVVASAMKDWAISKGATHFTHWFQPLTGLTAEKHDSFISPAGDGTVLMEFSGKELVQGEPDASSFPNGGLRATFEARGYTAWDTTSPAFLKTDSNGLTLTIPTAFISYTGEALDKKVPLLRSMEAVNGPALRVLRALGNTTSTKIYAQTGPEQEYFLVDKKLYDMRPDLRLTGRTVFGTMSAKGQEMDDHYFGAIKEKVAGYMREVNCELWKLGVSAKTQHNEVAPNQFELATIYTTTNVATDNNQLVMETLKKVAERHGMVCLLHEKPFAGVNGSGKHNNWSLGTDDGLNMLDPGDNPHTNARFLIFLAAIIKAVDKYAPLLRLSAANAGNDHRLGANEAPPAIISIFLGSELEEILEKLEAGEEILSSEGGIMKIGQTILPELPLDSTDRNRTSPFAFTGNKFEFRMVGSTQSISGPNVVLNTVIAEVLSEFADKLEKASDVNKAVEEIVAATYKAHKRVVFNGNGYSDEWVVEAEKRGLPNLKSTVACMPEMISDTAVKLFEDHKVFTKPELEARYEINLETYSKQINIEAGVMVEMAERLIFPAASRYAEKVSKSIAAIKSAAPSVSTEAQEKLVAKLGESLNGLLKASSVVTKEMNKALEMEEDLLAQAKAYRENVIPAMAELRTFGDALEKITDKAMWPYPSYEDLLFTL